TATAGGTGTATATTATCCTGGTGATTGTACTACTTATGAAGTTAGTGGAAATCAATCAAACTTCACAAAATATAATGGTGATCCCAATCATGCATGGAAAAGTGGAGAGTTAAGTTGTGATACAATTACTGGTTGGGATACAGCAAATGAATGGGGTGCTAATATTGATTCCACGATTTTACCTGTGAACTTGTTTTGTTCAGATGTAGCAACTGTACCTGCTGCACCATCAAGCTTGTCAGCAAGTGCTCTATCAAGTAGTTCTATACAAGTAAGTTGGGACAGTGTATCAGCAGCAACAAGTTATGTATTAGAGAGTTCAGCAAGTAGTGGAAGTGGTTTTAGTGAATTAGCAACTCTGACAGGATTAACTTATACCCATACAGGATTAGCATCAGGACAAACAGTATATTATAGAGTAAAAGCAGTAAATACTGCAGGCAGCTCTTCATATAGTAGTGTAATAAGCGGAACTACTGAAGTTGAACCTATAGATAGTACTTTAGTATTAATAGAAGCAGAAGATAACTATACAGTAGTAACAGATACAGGATCAAATGCAATAGCAATTCAAAGTTATGATATACACTCTGGGAATCAGGCTGTAAGATTATACGATGATGGAGATAAGATAGAAATTAGCTTTACAGTAGATGTAGCAGGAGAATATGAGATAAGAGCAGGAGTAAGATCAGGTGGAACAGGAAACTCACAGGGTTACTGGCCAAATGGTTACACCTTTGAGGTAAATGATGTGACAACCACTTTCACAGGTGATGTATCAAGTATATCTTCATATTATAGCAGTGCCTATGGTGGCTCGTATATGGGAGAGATGGTAGCTACAGTCGATTTAACCTCAGGCACAAATACGGTAACAGTAGAAGCAAATTCTAGTTGGGAGATAATCGACTATTTAACATTAGATTTAATTTCAGCATCAATTTTACCTTCCACTCCAATAGGCTTAAGTGCAAGTGCTCTATCCAGTAGTTCTATACAAGTAAGTTGGGACAGTGCATCAGCAGCAACAAGTTATGTATTAGAGAGTTCCGCAAGTAGTGGAAGTGGTTTTAGTGAATTAGCGACACTTACAGATTCAACTTATACTCACACTGGGTTATCATCAGGACAAACTGTTTATTACAGAGTAAAAGCAGTAAATGATGATGGAAGTTCTGTATATAGCTCTATAGCAAATGCTACAACTGATATGATTTCTGTAGATACTTTATTAATAGAAGCTGAAGATAATTATACAGTAATAACAGATGCAGGTTCAAATGCAATAGCGATCCAGAGTTATGCGATCCATTCGGGCAGTCAAGCAGTAAGATTGTATGATAATGGAGACAAAGTAGAAATTAGCTTTACAGTAGATGTAGCAGGACAGTACGAGATAAGAGCAGGGGTAAGATCAGGAAGTACAGGGAATTCACAAGCTTATTGGCCAGACGGCTACATTTTTGAAGTAAATGATGTGACAACCACTTTCACAGGTGATGTATCAAGTATATCTTCATATTATAGCAGTGCCTATGGTGGCTCGTATATGGGAGAGATGGTAGCTACAGTCGATTTAACCTCAGGCACAAATACGGTAACAGTAGAAGCAAATTCTAGTTGGGAGATAATCGACTATTTAACATTAGATTTAATTTCAGCATCAATTTTACCTTCCACTCCAATAGGCTTAAGTGCAAGTGCTCTATCCAGTAGTTCTATACAAGTAAGTTGGGACAGTGCATCAGCAGCAACAAGTTATGTATTAGAGAGTTCCGCAAGTAGTGGAAGTGGTTTTAGTGAATTAGCGACACTTACAGATTCAACTTATACTCACACTGGGTTATCATCAGGACAAACTGTTTATTACAGAGTAAAAGCAGTAAATGATGATGGAAGTTCTGTATATAGCTCTATAGCAAATGCTACAACTGATATGATTTCTGTAGATACTTTATTAATAGAAGCTGAAGATAAT
The window above is part of the Chondrinema litorale genome. Proteins encoded here:
- a CDS encoding fibronectin type III domain-containing protein; this translates as MNLKYLFQIIFWISTFLSLTQSAYSQSCNFSTTPASPIDWAYVEDTTISGLDISNVDTAAAEQCIKLVKCKNIIIENCKLGPAWKWAIYMRDCENITIRNCVFEDYGIGVYAVRSETVDVSYNSFLNALGYQGSDGYVNGKHVQFNEITGTGNKINYNVGECIMNESTPEDLISVYKSSGVAGDPIQVIGNKLRGGGPSPSGGGIMTGDGGGNYILVKDNILVNPGQYGIGIAGGDNISIIDNKVYGKQQSFTNVGIYIGVYYPGDCTTYEVSGNQSNFTKYNGDPNHAWKSGELSCDTITGWDTANEWGANIDSTILPVNLFCSDVATVPAAPSSLSASALSSSSIQVSWDSVSAATSYVLESSASSGSGFSELATLTGLTYTHTGLASGQTVYYRVKAVNTAGSSSYSSVISGTTEVEPIDSTLVLIEAEDNYTVVTDTGSNAIAIQSYDIHSGNQAVRLYDDGDKIEISFTVDVAGEYEIRAGVRSGGTGNSQGYWPNGYTFEVNDVTTTFTGDVSSISSYYSSAYGGSYMGEMVATVDLTSGTNTVTVEANSSWEIIDYLTLDLISASILPSTPIGLSASALSSSSIQVSWDSASAATSYVLESSASSGSGFSELATLTDSTYTHTGLSSGQTVYYRVKAVNDDGSSVYSSIANATTDMISVDTLLIEAEDNYTVITDAGSNAIAIQSYAIHSGSQAVRLYDNGDKVEISFTVDVAGQYEIRAGVRSGSTGNSQAYWPDGYIFEVNDVTTTFTGDVSSISSYYSSAYGGSYMGEMVATVDLTSGTNTVTVEANSSWEIIDYLTLDLISASILPSTPIGLSASALSSSSIQVSWDSASAATSYVLESSASSGSGFSELATLTDSTYTHTGLSSGQTVYYRVKAVNDDGSSVYSSIANATTDMISVDTLLIEAEDNYTVITDAGSNAIAIQSYAIHSGSQAVRLYDNGDKVEISFTVDVAGQYEIRAGVRSGSTGNSQAYWPDGYIFEVNDVTTTFTGDVSSISSYYSSAYGGSYMGEMVATVNLTSGTNTVTVEADASWEIIDYLKVINASSSRIASDLTVEALNQETNSQQSYLVYPNPFKNSFNLDLSGLGEDENVSLKLYDQTGKLVNVITPTLENNASSVEVSLDKATLKPGLYILKVEPQFSQTRVIKVIKEN